CATCCACGCCCGAACGAGTTGGGCGAGTCACATACGTTGACCGCCGGCATCTGCGTCGGCGGAAAGCTCTCCGGAGTGGCTCAGCATGTCGTTGAATCCTCCTCTGTCCCAACAGGGTCGGACAACGTAATTCGCATTGGCGCTTGGATGGAAGATTGCGGGGGTCCGAGCGCGGCGGAGGAGACAGTTGCTCCACCATGTCTAAATCTCCCTGCGTCGCCGCTGCCTCCCTCTCTCGCTGTCGGCGTCGCCGCAACTTTTCAGCCACGTTCTCCACCTTGCAAGACGGAGCCGACGAAGAGACGCCGACGGACGAGGCGGACTGTGTCTCCGTCGCGACGGTCAGGGATGGGACAAGTGGTGAGGATGGGGAGCAAGGGTGGAGGATGGCGAGGGCTCGGGCGTGGGAAAGCTTGGAGGGCGACGGGGGGAGGAGGAagggtttggtgaatttgatgcaATTGGGGATGAGGTTGTGCTGTCGGGTCTGACGTGGCGGgcgccccatatccgccccatatttggtcatgatatgaggggtgccggtcagtccGGACATTTGAGGCCGGTTTAAACGAGCACATCTGAGTTAAAAAATCATGACCGGGGCCCGCCCACGCGTATGAGGCCGGTTTGAGGCGCACAGCTGTGGATGCTCTAAAATCGTAATAAAACTAAAAGAAACTAAAATCGTAATAATTTTCTGGAAAAAAAGAGAACTAAAATCGTTCGACCGATCGATCGATCTCCCGTGGGGAACAACCGTTCGACCGATCCCACCTCCGGAGCTGAAGTTTGGCAGTTATTCGCGGCCTTAAGAAAACTTCGGCCACGAGAACAATCTAGGTCCCTTCGAaatctcgcctcgcctcgcctcccctcccctcccctcctccgcCGCCTTTCTACCCCACTTTCCAGGCGCCGGCTTGTCAGATCCGGGCGCCAGCTTCAGGTATTCATCCGAACCTCTCCCAGCCTAACCTTTCCTCTGTATGCGATCTGCGCCCGTGGCTCACAGCTCCTACCACAGGGAAACGCTTGTAGGATTAGTTCTCGTACCGACGACGGCCCTAGATGTGAAATTTGTACGGGTGGCACACAAAATTACATTAGATTTTGGTGGTGCAGGTatgagctttcgattcttgtcCTTCTCGCCAAACCATTAGGGTGCGTTTGGTTGTGTTGCCCAGCTTGCCTATAGCTGAGCTAGCTTAGCTCGGCTGGGCTATCTTTGCCTTAGCTGCCCGTTTGGTTCAGTGCCGTTGCTGGCAAGAGCCAGCAGCTAGCCGTTTGCCTGTGTCGAGGGCAAGCTAGCTCGTCTTGATAGGATCCAaatatcccaaaattcttgtcctaGATTtgttaaatacggatgtatcaagtcacattttagtattagatacgtccgtatctagacaaatttaagacaagaattttgggacggagggagtagcttataACAAGTGCATCATCACTACAATACCTTGAAAAAACAGTGAAACAGAGAAACAGCTATAAGCAGATCAAGTTGTAAATAGTCATGCAAAAATTCAGCGCAGCTTTATGATGATTAATTTAACACACTGACTGATAAAGAATCTGAGTAAAAAGCTTATTGTTCAGGAATGAATAACTCTGTGACATCGTTACATGCCTGCATGAGGAGGCACGGTCATTATCTCCCTAGGAGACGATGCCGGAAGACATACAAAATAATCCTGAAAGTTCGCAGTGAAATGAATCACACAGCAGGAGCAACGGGAACGTATTCAGGAAAGCTAGTTATCACCGATCCAGCACCCAAACTCTTGAATAGCAGCCATCGGTCTCCCCTTCAACATGGAAGCCACTTGTTCATTGGTGGCCACAGATGTCTGTAGCGCAAGTCGGATGAAGAGAGGGTATTCTTCAATGTCATCAATTATTTTGAATAAATTCTCATTCGGGTTGGTACGTGTGTGGAACGCATAGTATCCGACATATCACGCAGAGACCGCGTCATGTCTTGAGCTGCGCTCTCATCACACTTCACCCACTTACCTTTATCACGTTTGCCACCTCTAGGACGCTTCGAAGACGAGCATTCATTAGTGGTGTCGTCAAGAACACAATCTGAATCATAATGTGTTGCAGGATCAACCTTAACATCACTCATATTTTCTTCTCGGTATCACCAATAAAATCCTTGTCACGGGCATGAACACGGTCATAGGGTGTTTGAAGGACCGTGAACTCTCCGGTAGCATGCTTATCCTGAAATATGAACTCCATCTAATCAAAGTTGGCAATAGGCACATTGATATATTTCCCCCTTTTGTCTTTGTTCTGGAAGAGAGAAGTAGCTGAAAATGTTAGTTAGTTACAAAAGATAAAATATGATACTAGATGGAAATATAATTTGACAAAATTTATATGTAGCGCTCACATTCTTCAATCAAACACACCCTTGATCTTCGGTTTTGCTAGAGCACGTCTAGATGTGCCCTAAGTATTGCACATCAAAGtgtaagtcctatgtcattgattttacTCGGAGATTCATGCaggtattttcctttttcttttgcttttCCTTTTTATGTTGATTGAGTCACTTAGATTTGCAGTAACTAGACAGACCCTTTGATCTTTCTATTTAGAGTAATCCTGATATTTTAGTTTTCGACAAGTGTTAATGCTACTGTACTAACTTTTTCCTTTTGATAGCCACGATATTCAACTACTGGGTGTGTTAAATTCTCGAGGATGATGAATCGTCAGTTTGCGAATATGATAGTACACAATTACCCCAAGGGAGTTTATTCCCTGCGCCGTATCAACCTCATGGAGCATCTCTTCTACCCTTCAACAGAAGCTGCCCAAAAAGCAGAAGCCAATAAGAAGGGATGGTTATCCACCATGTTGAAAGGGAGCCCCAAGCAGCGTCTGCCCAAGACGAACATCAACTTCTCATCACTGCCTAACATGGCCGACTTAACGGCCAGACATTTCTTCTCCCTGCTGAAAGGGCAGGGGGAGGGCTCTGTCATGTTCGTCAGCCCTAACGTCCACACGATGATGTACGACACTAGCACGGACTTTGTCTTTGGCATGCCCCAAGCCAACTTCTGTAAGCAGAGCGACTCAATCTCCCTGTCCATCACTCGGCGGGGCTATGGCCAAGAATACCACGAGCTGTATGTCATAGGCAAAGGAGAGGACGGTGGCTTGTTTGAGGTCTTGAAATATACCAGGACAACTGATCTGAGCAAACCGCCTTGGTACTGGCGACCTCTGCCCTGCCCGCCATTGTTTCCGCACTGCCTGCCTGGCGGCAACAGCAAAGTTTGTGCTCCCTCTGCAGCGGTCGTGTTGGATGCCACCACAATATGTGCCTCATCCGTGGATGCCGGAGCCTGCGCCTTCTTTGACACGGTAACCCGCGAGTGGAGACAGGCTGGCAGCTGGGTGCTGCCCGTCCATGGTGCGGCAGAGTATGTCCCTGAGTTTGGCCTCTGGTTTGGCCTCGACGATGCCATTGGCAACCCCAACCATTGCCTGCGTGCTTTTGACTTCGATTCCTCCAGGCAACCGGTGGTGCGGCACTCCTGGAGCTATCTCAGCCGCCTGCCGGATGAGTGCTTGCCATGGCAGAGGCACCTGCTAAACATGGGCTCAGGTAAGTTCTGCATCGCCACCAGCTTTCGAAATCTCTTGAGGCACACCTCGTGCACACCACTTGATGGTGCGGTCGATGAGCTTACCATCTTGACCGGTGTGGAGGTGGTGCGCGATGTCAATGGTTTCCAGATCATCAAGCACAAGTCTGAGTGTTACAGTTTGGAGGACAATAGAATCCACTGCGTGCTCGAAGGAAAACTTATCTATGTGTCACTGTTATTGGATTGATCCTTCCATGGTTTTTCTCATCAGATGTGAATGAATATATTTGCTTAGCTTTTATCTCCATGGTTGAAATAGTCAAATAGGCAATTGATGGCTGCAAGAAGAAATGAAAGCATCATGGTGCATCTTTCTTTATGGAATATTGTTTTTGGTAAAAAATTATAAATTAAAATTATTGGTCATGCTATCTGCTTAAATT
Above is a window of Triticum dicoccoides isolate Atlit2015 ecotype Zavitan chromosome 5B, WEW_v2.0, whole genome shotgun sequence DNA encoding:
- the LOC119310714 gene encoding uncharacterized protein LOC119310714; the protein is MMNRQFANMIVHNYPKGVYSLRRINLMEHLFYPSTEAAQKAEANKKGWLSTMLKGSPKQRLPKTNINFSSLPNMADLTARHFFSLLKGQGEGSVMFVSPNVHTMMYDTSTDFVFGMPQANFCKQSDSISLSITRRGYGQEYHELYVIGKGEDGGLFEVLKYTRTTDLSKPPWYWRPLPCPPLFPHCLPGGNSKVCAPSAAVVLDATTICASSVDAGACAFFDTVTREWRQAGSWVLPVHGAAEYVPEFGLWFGLDDAIGNPNHCLRAFDFDSSRQPVVRHSWSYLSRLPDECLPWQRHLLNMGSGKFCIATSFRNLLRHTSCTPLDGAVDELTILTGVEVVRDVNGFQIIKHKSECYSLEDNRIHCVLEGKLIYVSLLLD